The Pseudoalteromonas rubra region ATGAGGTCAATACCTTTGTGCTGGACGAAGCGGATCGCATGCTGGAAATGGGCTTTGAAGAAGCCTTGGATTGTATCGTCTCACACTGCCCACAGCAGCGCCAGAATTTGTTATTTAGTGCCACTTATCCGGCGAAAATAGAACAGCTGGTTGGCCATATTATGCGTGACCCGGTTAAGGTTGAAGTGATCGCGCAACATGACCACAGTACCATAGAGCAGCATTTCTATGAGGTGGCCGACAACGCCGAGCGTGACACCGCACTGCATAAGCTGTTACGACAGTTTCAACCTAATGCTGCGGTGGTATTTTGTAATACCAAGGCCCAGTGTCAGGACATCAGCGAGATGCTTCAAAACTATGGTTTTGACTGTGCAGCCCTGCATGGTGACCTGGATCAGAAAGATCGGGATAAAACCCTGGTACGCTTTGCTAACCGCAGCTTAACTGTGCTCGTTGCGACCGATGTTGCAGCTCGAGGCATAGATGTGGACCATGTCGACATGGTCATTAACTACCACATTGCCCACGACCCTGAGGTCCATGTGCATCGCATTGGCCGTACAGGTCGCGCCGGAAAAACCGGGGTAGCCTGCTCGCTGATGAGCTACAAAGAATCGCACAAAGTGAATATGCTGGAAGACTACCTCGACTTGCGTATTGAACCCACTGCACTGCCGGGCGAGCAGGTACTCTCAGCTCAGATTAATCGCGCGCCTATGGTCACGATACAAATTGATGGCGGCAAAAAAGCCAAGTTACGCCCGGGCGACATTCTTGGGGCACTGACTGCCAATCAGACCTTACAAGGCGATCAAATCGGTAAAATCAAAGTCACCGCCATGTCCTCCTATGTTGCGGTAGAACGCAAGTACGCCAATCAGGCAGTCAAAATGATCAGTGAAGGGAAAATGAAAGGCCGTAATTTCCGTGCCCGTAAGCTCACTCGCTAACGATCATAGTTCTTTTAAGTGGTGGC contains the following coding sequences:
- the dbpA gene encoding ATP-dependent RNA helicase DbpA: MSTSTPFSSINLSPALQENLTSLGYHTMTDIQAQTLPQILAGKDVIGQGKTGSGKTAAFALGLLHNLKVKRFRVQALVVCPTRELADQVAVEIRKLARAIHNIKVLTLCGGAPMGPQIGSLEHGAHIVVGTPGRIEEHLRKGRLSLDEVNTFVLDEADRMLEMGFEEALDCIVSHCPQQRQNLLFSATYPAKIEQLVGHIMRDPVKVEVIAQHDHSTIEQHFYEVADNAERDTALHKLLRQFQPNAAVVFCNTKAQCQDISEMLQNYGFDCAALHGDLDQKDRDKTLVRFANRSLTVLVATDVAARGIDVDHVDMVINYHIAHDPEVHVHRIGRTGRAGKTGVACSLMSYKESHKVNMLEDYLDLRIEPTALPGEQVLSAQINRAPMVTIQIDGGKKAKLRPGDILGALTANQTLQGDQIGKIKVTAMSSYVAVERKYANQAVKMISEGKMKGRNFRARKLTR